A single Prochlorococcus marinus XMU1410 DNA region contains:
- a CDS encoding YadA-like family protein, with product MKNTIGLLFLSSTIFGMPVLSEYDKWGINANNFISRDGINNTYTIDIQKWNSITGNYEGVGSLIQAEQSDFNTENDWKKDKIDINKSFYDSINGKMHFKSSTSNNKFIYDIKNNSFTTSTYERDKSESSYDINFDIPSVNGNSDGSFDIEIGGNTILKKNLDGSVQIGDDVNDIDITAEGVSIDGEPLISKKANGELHIGKNSWITKEENGKQKVWAKDAAGNSIPIDYTNGTKLLINGRDVEQSINNVGALSAALTGLPKVPNDTTLACGLGTGTHGGDFAFSGGCASKVNEKLSINYAASMTMPGQDYAGDFEDKFSARAGFIWKLGKSSKPSMISVKEKEELKEEISDLKANNKNIIAQNKALLERLERLEKIALDTSKSTDLATIKLP from the coding sequence ATGAAAAACACTATAGGTTTATTATTTTTAAGCTCAACTATTTTTGGGATGCCCGTCTTATCCGAATACGACAAGTGGGGTATTAATGCCAACAATTTTATAAGTCGTGATGGAATTAATAACACATACACAATAGATATTCAAAAATGGAATTCAATAACAGGTAATTATGAAGGTGTAGGTTCATTAATTCAAGCAGAACAATCAGATTTCAATACTGAAAATGATTGGAAAAAAGACAAAATTGACATCAACAAATCTTTTTATGACTCTATTAATGGGAAAATGCACTTTAAATCTTCAACAAGTAATAACAAATTTATTTACGATATAAAAAATAATTCCTTTACTACATCGACTTATGAGAGAGACAAATCTGAATCAAGTTATGATATTAATTTTGATATACCGTCAGTTAATGGTAATTCAGATGGATCATTCGATATAGAAATTGGAGGTAATACGATACTTAAAAAAAACTTAGATGGATCCGTTCAAATAGGTGATGATGTAAATGATATTGATATAACAGCAGAGGGAGTATCCATTGATGGAGAACCATTAATTAGCAAAAAAGCAAATGGAGAATTACATATTGGTAAAAACTCTTGGATTACCAAAGAAGAAAATGGAAAACAAAAAGTTTGGGCAAAAGATGCAGCAGGAAATTCAATTCCTATTGATTACACCAACGGAACCAAATTACTTATAAATGGCAGAGATGTAGAGCAATCTATTAATAATGTTGGAGCATTGAGTGCTGCTTTAACTGGACTACCAAAAGTTCCTAATGACACAACTCTCGCCTGCGGTTTAGGAACTGGGACTCATGGGGGCGATTTTGCTTTTTCTGGAGGTTGTGCTTCTAAAGTTAATGAAAAATTATCAATTAACTATGCCGCATCAATGACTATGCCAGGTCAAGATTACGCAGGTGATTTTGAAGATAAGTTTTCTGCGAGAGCAGGGTTTATATGGAAATTAGGTAAATCATCAAAACCTTCTATGATAAGTGTGAAAGAAAAAGAAGAATTGAAAGAAGAAATTAGTGATCTTAAAGCAAATAATAAAAACATTATTGCTCAAAATAAAGCACTTCTAGAAAGACTCGAACGATTAGAAAAAATTGCACTTGATACCTCAAAATCAACAGATTTAGCAACTATAAAATTGCCATAA
- a CDS encoding phage holin family protein, which yields MEKPKNKNFANTASRISAIASSVMDLHVRIALQEVDREKRRLISGGIFLTIGSTLLLLVLLCIHIIFYLFLAKYNNWNIEYNLLIIIFIDLFLAGLSLKLGGKLAKGPYLPQTLEGLGKTTKAVLGKK from the coding sequence ATGGAAAAACCAAAAAATAAAAACTTTGCAAATACAGCCTCCAGAATTTCAGCCATCGCAAGTTCAGTGATGGATTTACATGTCAGAATAGCTCTTCAAGAAGTAGATAGAGAAAAAAGAAGATTAATTAGTGGTGGAATATTTTTGACAATTGGCAGCACATTATTATTATTAGTACTACTTTGCATCCATATTATTTTTTATCTTTTTCTAGCGAAATATAATAACTGGAATATTGAATATAATTTATTAATCATAATATTTATCGATTTATTTCTTGCAGGCTTAAGTTTGAAGCTTGGAGGAAAATTAGCCAAAGGACCATATCTTCCTCAAACATTAGAGGGTTTAGGAAAGACAACAAAGGCCGTTTTAGGTAAAAAATAA
- a CDS encoding THUMP domain-containing class I SAM-dependent RNA methyltransferase, with translation MNVVASSPEGLEKSLAEEISNLGGFNINTYKRFINFECDFETFYRVHFYSKLAFRFYREIASFNCYDKQSLYAGVRDSFDWLNWLHFDKTFNVQVTGRTSSLSHTHFTALEVKNSITDLQQAVWSKRSNISLDNPDFIIHLHLNNNKAILSLQSSVESLHKRGYRPAIGNAPLKENLASGLINMTKWNGKVPLIDFMCGSGTFLIEAVNQFLGVPINIDKAYLFENWLDFRKDIYLNEKNKAKNKIINYEQLPTIIGCEINKKVFEQANVNISLAGLENYIELINNDFLALQLTCKPGIVICNPPYGKKLGDENELICLYEQIGIFLKNNFAGWEFWLLSGNPKLTKYLKMKSSLKIPVSNGGIDCRWIKYLIR, from the coding sequence ATGAATGTAGTGGCATCATCTCCGGAGGGACTAGAGAAATCTTTAGCAGAAGAAATTTCAAATTTAGGCGGCTTCAATATTAATACTTATAAAAGATTTATTAATTTTGAATGTGATTTTGAAACTTTTTATAGAGTTCATTTCTATTCAAAATTAGCTTTTCGTTTTTATAGAGAAATTGCAAGTTTTAATTGCTATGACAAGCAATCTTTATATGCGGGGGTTAGAGATTCATTTGATTGGTTAAATTGGTTGCACTTTGATAAAACGTTTAATGTTCAAGTAACTGGGAGAACATCTTCTTTAAGTCATACTCATTTCACTGCTCTAGAAGTAAAAAATTCTATAACTGATTTGCAACAGGCAGTTTGGAGTAAACGATCAAATATTTCTCTTGATAATCCTGATTTTATAATTCATCTGCATTTAAATAATAATAAAGCAATTCTTAGTCTTCAAAGCAGCGTAGAAAGCTTACACAAAAGAGGCTATAGACCCGCAATTGGAAATGCTCCATTAAAAGAAAATTTAGCTTCTGGATTGATAAATATGACTAAATGGAATGGCAAAGTTCCATTAATAGATTTTATGTGTGGCTCGGGAACTTTTTTAATTGAGGCAGTCAACCAATTCCTTGGAGTTCCCATAAATATTGATAAGGCATATCTTTTTGAGAATTGGCTGGACTTTAGGAAAGATATTTATCTTAATGAAAAAAATAAGGCAAAAAATAAAATTATAAATTATGAACAATTACCAACAATAATAGGGTGTGAAATTAATAAAAAGGTTTTTGAGCAGGCGAATGTAAACATATCATTAGCTGGACTCGAAAATTATATTGAGCTTATAAATAATGATTTTTTAGCACTCCAATTAACTTGTAAACCTGGGATAGTTATATGTAATCCTCCATACGGTAAAAAATTAGGCGATGAAAATGAATTGATTTGTTTATATGAACAAATTGGAATCTTCCTAAAGAATAATTTTGCAGGTTGGGAATTTTGGCTGCTAAGTGGAAATCCAAAACTAACAAAATATTTGAAAATGAAATCTTCATTGAAAATTCCTGTTAGTAATGGGGGGATAGATTGTAGATGGATAAAGTATTTAATTAGGTAA
- a CDS encoding YadA-like family protein, producing the protein MLSFFSSVSLSPLYAFDIFSIESPPDENETLTKVYGIDLSTNTKTLLTEKDLGANGAGMNSFVSPSTGELILTGTADSNHHAYDWKSDTWRTITDDIFPGSPLVLQKQSMFANSNVISVGQNSLKLQETSKEMKMWATDSQGRIAPINITNGSKLLINGRDVEQSINNVGALSAALTGLPTVPTETSLACGLGTGTHGGDFAFSGGCASKLNEKLSINYAASMTMPGQDYAGDFEDTFSARAGFVWKLGKAIKPTQISMKEKENFKNKIESLEEKNKQLISRLERLEKFALKEIKSKDLAIYKLK; encoded by the coding sequence TTGCTGAGTTTTTTTAGTTCAGTATCTTTAAGTCCTCTTTATGCATTTGATATTTTCTCCATAGAGAGTCCTCCGGATGAAAACGAAACTTTAACAAAGGTATATGGGATTGATCTAAGTACTAACACTAAAACCCTATTAACTGAAAAAGACCTTGGTGCAAATGGTGCTGGTATGAATTCTTTCGTTAGTCCATCTACAGGAGAACTAATTTTAACTGGAACTGCAGATTCTAATCACCACGCATACGATTGGAAATCAGATACCTGGAGAACAATTACTGATGATATATTTCCTGGTTCTCCTCTAGTTTTGCAAAAACAAAGTATGTTTGCTAACTCAAATGTGATAAGTGTTGGTCAAAACTCACTCAAATTACAAGAAACTTCAAAAGAAATGAAAATGTGGGCAACGGACTCACAAGGAAGAATTGCACCTATAAACATCACAAATGGAAGTAAATTATTAATTAACGGAAGAGATGTTGAGCAATCAATTAATAATGTTGGAGCATTAAGTGCTGCCCTAACAGGTTTACCAACTGTTCCTACTGAAACTAGTCTTGCTTGCGGTTTGGGGACTGGAACTCACGGAGGGGATTTTGCTTTTTCTGGAGGTTGTGCCTCAAAATTAAATGAAAAACTATCAATTAATTATGCGGCGTCTATGACTATGCCTGGTCAAGATTATGCAGGAGATTTTGAAGATACTTTTTCTGCACGAGCAGGATTTGTATGGAAATTAGGTAAGGCCATAAAACCAACTCAAATCAGTATGAAAGAGAAAGAAAATTTCAAGAACAAAATTGAATCTCTTGAGGAAAAAAATAAGCAACTTATATCAAGATTAGAAAGACTTGAAAAATTTGCACTTAAGGAAATTAAGTCAAAAGATTTAGCAATCTATAAACTTAAATAA
- a CDS encoding ParA family protein, translating to MFITVCGQKGGVAKTCTSIHLASVWHSEGKKVCIVDADKNRSALAYASRGNLPFPVFPVSSAAKASRSSEIVITDGQASSDQEELKHLAYGSDLVILPTTAKARSVELTVELANLLSNLKVNHAVVIVKVDFRQQKAAQQAKAALKNFGLYVFDTFIPLLSAFDKAEASGNAVFEAVDDLGRSDPRRMTGWSAYCSIASQIPCLISKPSSDTNNLNNQQPISA from the coding sequence TTGTTCATTACCGTTTGCGGACAAAAAGGGGGGGTTGCCAAGACCTGTACAAGTATTCACCTTGCAAGTGTTTGGCATTCTGAAGGTAAAAAAGTTTGCATAGTCGATGCCGACAAGAATAGATCTGCTTTAGCATACGCATCAAGAGGCAATCTTCCATTTCCAGTTTTCCCCGTCAGTTCAGCTGCTAAAGCATCAAGATCATCAGAAATTGTAATAACTGATGGCCAGGCTAGCAGTGATCAAGAAGAACTTAAACACTTAGCGTATGGTTCAGATTTAGTTATCTTGCCTACAACTGCAAAAGCAAGATCAGTAGAATTAACTGTTGAACTAGCTAATTTATTAAGCAACTTAAAAGTTAACCATGCTGTAGTAATAGTAAAAGTTGATTTTAGACAGCAAAAAGCAGCGCAACAAGCCAAAGCAGCTCTAAAAAATTTTGGTTTATATGTTTTTGATACATTTATACCCTTACTCTCAGCATTTGATAAAGCAGAAGCCTCTGGCAATGCTGTATTTGAAGCTGTAGACGATTTAGGCAGATCAGATCCTCGTCGAATGACGGGCTGGTCTGCTTATTGTTCAATTGCCTCACAAATTCCATGCCTGATTTCGAAGCCCTCATCCGACACCAACAACTTAAACAACCAACAACCAATAAGCGCTTAA
- a CDS encoding DUF883 C-terminal domain-containing protein has protein sequence METYHPPKEVEEKEDKSDLPEKEVILEKWLFEKIDILIPLIKEKWPNIAHQTLEATKGSIDDLVEVIASHSGTSAIGIKSQIFEIIDSIRENNWEISEKIEPIESQLEELLEELNNTLRPKIESPIRKKPLLSIAIAAGIGLLIGSLLNSGKK, from the coding sequence ATGGAGACTTACCATCCTCCCAAAGAAGTAGAAGAAAAAGAAGATAAATCTGATCTTCCTGAAAAAGAAGTTATCCTGGAAAAATGGTTATTTGAAAAAATTGACATTTTAATACCTTTAATAAAAGAAAAATGGCCTAATATTGCACATCAAACCCTTGAAGCCACAAAAGGGAGTATTGATGATTTAGTTGAAGTAATAGCTAGCCATAGTGGAACCTCAGCAATTGGAATAAAAAGCCAAATATTTGAAATCATTGATTCAATAAGAGAAAACAATTGGGAAATATCAGAAAAAATTGAGCCTATTGAAAGTCAATTAGAAGAATTATTAGAAGAGCTTAACAATACACTTAGACCAAAAATAGAAAGTCCAATAAGAAAAAAACCACTATTATCTATTGCTATTGCAGCTGGTATAGGTTTACTAATAGGAAGTCTCCTAAACAGTGGCAAAAAATAA
- a CDS encoding aldo/keto reductase, protein MKKRIGLGTWSWGNKLFWNYQSTNDDDLRETYDEALLRGFDLIDTADSYGTGNLQGRSELLIGKFLLNTPSAKKKRIQVATKLAPYPWRIGSRGFNKPFLKSLERLNNKLDIVQLHWSTAKYNPWQELGLLNNLCDLKDEGFDFQIGLSNIGPKRLMKLINFLAKRNQNLKSVQIQFSLLAPDLGKQYQVKKICDENNIDFFAYSPLSFGILCIDPDKEENKEKSFIRNSLFENYKKPTYDLRRCLKRIAHQRSVSQAQVAINWCCYQGTIPLVGMRKKSQVIDVSNVFNWNLKKNEFKVLQEVSKKCLKKMPKNPFSSN, encoded by the coding sequence GTGAAGAAAAGAATTGGATTAGGTACGTGGTCTTGGGGGAATAAGCTTTTCTGGAATTACCAATCTACAAATGACGATGATTTACGTGAGACATATGATGAAGCGTTACTAAGAGGTTTCGATCTAATTGATACTGCAGATTCTTACGGTACTGGGAATCTTCAGGGCAGAAGTGAATTGTTGATAGGAAAATTTTTACTAAATACTCCTTCAGCAAAGAAAAAAAGAATTCAAGTAGCAACCAAACTTGCACCTTATCCCTGGAGAATAGGTAGCAGAGGCTTTAATAAACCTTTTTTGAAAAGTTTAGAGAGACTTAATAACAAATTAGATATAGTGCAATTACATTGGTCAACTGCAAAATACAATCCTTGGCAGGAATTAGGGCTGTTGAATAATCTTTGCGATTTAAAAGATGAAGGCTTTGATTTTCAAATAGGCTTATCAAATATAGGCCCTAAAAGATTGATGAAATTAATTAATTTTTTAGCAAAAAGAAATCAGAACCTAAAGAGTGTTCAAATACAGTTTTCTTTGCTTGCTCCCGATTTAGGAAAACAATATCAGGTAAAAAAAATTTGCGACGAAAATAATATTGATTTCTTTGCTTATAGTCCTTTGTCCTTTGGAATACTTTGTATTGATCCAGATAAAGAAGAAAATAAAGAAAAAAGTTTTATTCGTAATTCCTTATTTGAAAACTATAAAAAACCAACATATGATTTGCGGAGGTGTCTAAAAAGAATTGCGCATCAAAGATCAGTTTCCCAAGCGCAAGTAGCAATTAATTGGTGTTGTTATCAAGGAACTATTCCACTTGTTGGAATGCGAAAAAAATCTCAAGTCATAGATGTATCTAATGTATTTAATTGGAATTTAAAAAAAAATGAATTTAAAGTACTTCAGGAAGTTTCAAAAAAATGTTTAAAAAAAATGCCGAAAAATCCTTTTTCGAGTAATTAA